taaaagtaattttgagGCGTCTCCTGGAGCCGGAGCTGCTGTGTGAGGGGGCCGGAGCTCTAGCTGACGATGGCCAGGAGCAAACTAAGAGGACAGAAGACCAGGAACGTGTTCCACGTAGCCACCCAGAAACACCTGAAAGCTAAGAACAAAGCAAAGCCAGTCACAACTAACCTCAAGGAGATAAATATTGTGAATGAGGAAAAGATTAACAGAGCGAACAGAGCTTTTGTAGACATACCAAAGGAGCTTGCGCACTTCTCAAAAGGCCTTTCCCGGGAGCCTCTGCAGAAACCACTGATTCCTCAGCACTGTCGTGAAAATGAACCAGTCAATGTTGATGAGGCTACCAAGTTGATGGCTCCATTGTAATAAAACACTAGTGATGCAGCAAACTCCCCCCAAgaccaataaattaaaatgtttcatacaatttaaataataataataataattttgaaaagagatttgtgttatagtttaggtaacatgataaCAACAGAGCTTATTTACATTGATGTTTATCATGTGTCCATTTACTGCCCCCTCCCTAACCTCAAAAGTGACCAGGACCCACCCCTGTCCTAACGTCACTTcccgccctcctctccctccccactcctcaccccgGCCTGGGTTCTGTATTCAAAGACATTATGTCTGCATTCAAAGGCATGTTTCTGTCATTAGACACCATCCAtccccttgttttctttcttacacacaacatatgagtgaaatcatctggtccTTGTCATtctctttctaatttattttgcttaaaataagACACTGTAGCTCCATCCAAGTGGCAGcagtttacaatattttatttttttcttagggcTTGGTAGTCCTCCATTGCGTTTATATATCTCACAACTCCTTTATTCACCTACTTGTCATTGGATGCTTGGGTTacttccagatcttggctagtGGAAGTAGAGctacaatggggctggagtgggtgggacatttgccttgcacacggccaacccaggtttgatccctggcgtcccatatggatccccaggcttgtcaggagtaattcctgagtgcagagagagcagtaatccctgagtatctccaggtgtagcCTAAACTCTGcccactctcaaaaaaaaaacaaaacagtactgcaatgaacatagttgtgcgtgtattttttcaaattagtgtttgtgTGCTTTGTGGAAGATGCCAGGGAGTGGGGTTGCTGGGTCAGAGAGGAGTCCTAGTTTGAAGTCTGTTTGAAGAAGTCTCTCTGCTCTTTTCCACAGGGACTGCAACGAACAACAATCTTACCCATGGGGAATGAGGGTACCTTTTCCTCCACATGCCTGCCAACACTGGCCGTGTCTGGTCATTTTCTGTGAGGAAGGAGGCATCCAAGAGGCGCTCAGGGGACACGGATGCCTCCTCCTGCCATTCTTGACCAACCGAGCACGCAGTTCAGTTCAGTGAAGGCGGTAGCCCACACTGCCCATACTCCAGTCTGCGGTGCCAGGGGCTATGGGACTATCCCTTGGGATAGTTTGTGGTGCAGGAGTTGGACACAGGTTTCTGGTCTTTCAGATTACGTCACTCcaactggtgtgaggtgatagctcatcgatactgttattttaaattttgaaataatgattcTATTAATGTTAGTACTCTATTCTCACATCATCCTAGCCTCACCCCCAATGCTGAGAGGTTGCCAGATGCATCTCCCTAGGCCTGGGGGCAAGGGAGCAATGGGTAGAGGGGGTAGCTCCTCAGTACGGTCATGCTCACTTGTCtgaacacacacatgtgtgtagaCGCACGCTCAGGCGTGCACAGATGGCAGCATTCCAGACCAAGCATGGTCCCCTCTGACCTTTGCCTCGTTTAATGTGGAGAAGGCAGCTGCCGCCCAGC
This Sorex araneus isolate mSorAra2 chromosome 8, mSorAra2.pri, whole genome shotgun sequence DNA region includes the following protein-coding sequences:
- the LOC101543608 gene encoding ribosomal biogenesis factor-like, coding for MARSKLRGQKTRNVFHVATQKHLKAKNKAKPVTTNLKEINIKPLIPQHCRENEPVNVDEATKLMAPL